One genomic region from Marinomonas maritima encodes:
- a CDS encoding ABC transporter ATP-binding protein, which produces MKNVSTSVEITLKQVQKTFSDGTLALKPLDLHIEKGEILVLLGPSGCGKTTTLRLIAGLEFCDQGGEIHFGERDVTQIAIEQRRVGMVFQSYALFPNMNVSDNIAYGLRVRGESKVNKDKKVQEMLDMFDLQAYSHRSVDQLSGGQRQRVALARAIITEPEVLLLDEPLSALDALLKKRLRTDINALLKRLGITAVYVTHDQEEAMAMGDRIAILDHGEIVQIGTAEDIYLSPKSEFVANFIGQMNHFDGQLQGQNLSFGTHSLPLSAALYEPYSEGERLRCMSRPEDIRLMTFEDASVKGAVSQSVFLGDRTRVLVEVEGQNNLIHVDCFERKRYAKGDRVGLIIPSTRLVLLPTEQRESAIC; this is translated from the coding sequence ATGAAAAATGTATCGACGAGTGTGGAAATTACCTTAAAGCAGGTACAGAAAACTTTTTCGGATGGCACATTGGCGCTTAAGCCTCTTGATCTACATATCGAGAAAGGTGAGATTCTGGTGCTACTTGGACCATCTGGCTGCGGTAAAACGACCACTTTACGTTTGATTGCGGGCTTAGAATTTTGCGACCAAGGTGGTGAAATTCACTTTGGCGAACGTGATGTAACACAAATTGCTATTGAGCAGCGTAGAGTCGGTATGGTTTTTCAATCCTACGCACTGTTTCCCAATATGAATGTCAGCGACAACATTGCTTATGGCTTGCGAGTGCGTGGTGAAAGCAAAGTGAACAAAGACAAAAAAGTCCAAGAGATGCTTGATATGTTCGATTTGCAAGCTTATTCCCATCGCAGTGTCGACCAATTATCTGGTGGTCAACGCCAGCGTGTAGCATTGGCTCGAGCTATTATTACCGAGCCTGAGGTCTTGTTGCTTGATGAGCCTTTATCTGCCTTAGATGCTTTGTTGAAAAAGCGCTTGCGTACTGACATCAATGCCTTGTTAAAGCGTTTAGGTATTACCGCTGTGTACGTGACTCATGACCAGGAAGAGGCAATGGCAATGGGTGATCGTATCGCCATATTAGATCATGGTGAAATTGTTCAAATTGGTACGGCCGAAGACATTTACTTGTCTCCAAAAAGTGAATTTGTGGCGAATTTTATTGGTCAGATGAATCATTTTGATGGTCAATTACAAGGTCAGAATTTGTCGTTTGGGACGCATTCTCTCCCTTTGTCTGCAGCGCTTTATGAACCGTATTCAGAAGGAGAGCGACTTCGTTGCATGTCACGTCCAGAAGATATTCGTTTAATGACGTTTGAAGATGCCAGTGTAAAAGGCGCCGTATCTCAAAGTGTTTTTTTGGGAGACAGAACCCGAGTGTTAGTTGAAGTAGAAGGGCAGAATAATTTAATTCATGTGGACTGTTTTGAACGAAAACGCTACGCCAAAGGGGATCGGGTGGGGCTGATTATTCCATCTACTCGTCTTGTGTTATTACCGACTGAACAGCGTGAGAGTGCTATATGTTAA
- a CDS encoding MFS transporter has protein sequence MLGLTVWGLSLGQALLVTGNILLVSVTALIGNKISPSVDLATVPVAVQFIGLMSATLPAALLVRLLGRKAVFLIGNIIGLFGAALAYYALLQSDFWLFCFSTFLLGVAIGIGQQYRFAAIENCPEGKGPQAISLIMGGGVLAAVLGPSLAIWSEYIIPDVQYIGAFAALFILYAITTVLVATLPLKKANIAEQTGTPRSYTTLLRQPILIASITSGAIGYAVMVLIMTATPLAMHSHGFHFGHTASVIQWHVLGMFAPSFFTGYLIKKFGTCNIIQTGCLLLIACILLNQFGTTYWYFWTALVVLGIGWNFTFIGATNLLTQTYQPADKTKIQGLNDFLVFGSSAIASILAGYWQNLLGWEILNILMLPAIFIAMMTVYLSMKRPTQMSLSN, from the coding sequence ATGTTAGGTTTAACGGTTTGGGGATTATCTCTTGGGCAAGCATTACTAGTTACAGGAAATATTTTACTCGTTTCCGTCACCGCTTTGATTGGCAACAAAATCAGTCCATCTGTAGACCTAGCAACTGTTCCAGTAGCAGTGCAATTCATCGGTCTAATGAGTGCAACCTTACCCGCTGCGTTATTGGTTCGATTACTTGGAAGAAAAGCGGTTTTTTTAATAGGGAATATTATTGGATTATTTGGCGCAGCACTTGCCTATTACGCCTTATTGCAAAGTGATTTTTGGTTATTTTGTTTCTCTACTTTCTTACTGGGCGTTGCCATTGGTATAGGCCAACAATACCGTTTCGCAGCGATAGAGAACTGTCCTGAAGGAAAAGGCCCTCAGGCTATTAGTTTGATTATGGGAGGGGGAGTTCTGGCTGCAGTACTTGGGCCTAGCCTTGCAATTTGGTCAGAATATATCATTCCAGACGTACAATATATTGGTGCCTTTGCGGCTCTATTCATCTTATATGCAATAACCACTGTATTGGTTGCGACGTTGCCGCTAAAAAAAGCAAACATAGCAGAACAAACAGGAACGCCTCGATCTTATACAACGTTACTCCGTCAGCCGATTTTGATTGCATCTATTACATCAGGCGCTATTGGATACGCTGTTATGGTATTAATCATGACCGCCACCCCACTTGCGATGCATAGCCATGGGTTTCATTTTGGCCACACTGCCAGTGTAATTCAGTGGCACGTTCTTGGCATGTTTGCACCTTCATTCTTTACGGGGTATCTGATTAAAAAATTTGGCACCTGTAATATTATTCAAACAGGTTGTCTATTACTCATTGCCTGTATCTTATTAAATCAATTCGGTACGACATACTGGTATTTTTGGACAGCATTAGTCGTCCTAGGTATTGGTTGGAACTTTACCTTTATAGGTGCAACCAATTTGTTAACGCAAACGTATCAACCTGCAGATAAAACTAAGATACAAGGATTAAATGATTTCCTAGTATTTGGATCATCAGCTATCGCAAGTATATTAGCGGGATACTGGCAGAACTTACTGGGTTGGGAAATATTAAATATATTAATGTTGCCTGCGATTTTTATCGCGATGATGACCGTTTATCTAAGTATGAAACGGCCAACACAAATGAGTCTTTCCAACTAA
- a CDS encoding phosphodiesterase — protein MLIAQLTDLHIKKQGKIAYQKVDTLECLKNAVAHINSLSPQPDWVIVTGDLGDFGTPEEYDVLVPELKKLKVPIKVVPGNHDHRDHLRVAFDGLASFDHSEFCHFSQISEDYHLLGLDTSVLGKPYGQLAPESLLWLSEQLLAHTELPTLIFLHHPPMEVGIDHMDVQKLLNDEALWQVVKHHTQVTGLVAGHLHRSICATWHGLPVWVGPSHSHAVTLDLNSNAPSSFSLEPPAIQLFKLKPNSVTGHISYIISKDDVVGPFPFFDENNKLID, from the coding sequence ATGTTAATTGCACAGCTAACAGATTTACATATAAAGAAACAGGGGAAAATCGCATACCAAAAAGTCGATACCTTGGAGTGTCTAAAAAATGCGGTTGCTCATATTAATAGCCTTTCACCTCAGCCAGATTGGGTTATTGTCACGGGCGATTTAGGGGATTTTGGTACACCTGAGGAATACGACGTGTTAGTCCCAGAGCTGAAAAAGCTGAAGGTTCCAATCAAAGTTGTGCCAGGTAACCATGACCATAGAGATCATCTTCGCGTTGCTTTTGATGGGTTGGCGAGTTTTGATCACTCAGAATTTTGTCATTTTTCACAAATTTCCGAGGACTATCACCTTCTTGGTTTGGATACATCTGTACTTGGAAAACCTTATGGACAGTTAGCGCCTGAGTCTTTACTTTGGTTGTCAGAGCAGCTTTTGGCTCATACTGAGTTACCGACGCTTATTTTTCTTCATCACCCGCCTATGGAAGTGGGGATAGATCATATGGATGTACAAAAACTTCTAAACGATGAAGCGTTATGGCAAGTTGTTAAGCATCATACGCAGGTCACAGGCCTCGTTGCAGGACATTTGCATCGTTCGATTTGCGCAACATGGCATGGTTTGCCTGTTTGGGTTGGACCGTCTCATAGCCATGCTGTGACTTTAGATTTAAACTCTAATGCGCCATCAAGCTTTTCTTTAGAGCCGCCGGCTATTCAACTGTTCAAACTCAAACCGAATAGTGTTACAGGTCATATAAGTTACATCATATCGAAAGATGACGTGGTTGGGCCGTTTCCCTTTTTTGATGAAAATAATAAGTTGATTGATTGA
- a CDS encoding ABC transporter permease produces MKQSKQYYLLIIPVVIICVAFFLLPMVKLLWLSLAEQNGISYWYILTKPMYLKSLLSTFLLSFVVTIASLVIATMVGLFLTRYEFKGKSLLVAMLSFPLVFPGVVIGFFVIMLAGRQGLFAELGLALVGERWTLAYSISGLFIGYLYFSIPRVVLTVMGAAEKLDYNLIEAGRSLGANRWQLLRDVTLPALTPGLISSGSICFATSMGAFGTAFTLATNLNVLPMTIYTEFTLNANFAMAAALSLILGFITWLCLTIARRQGGSSLGMGG; encoded by the coding sequence ATGAAGCAAAGCAAGCAATATTATCTATTAATTATCCCTGTTGTGATTATCTGTGTAGCCTTTTTTTTACTGCCAATGGTTAAGTTGTTGTGGCTGTCATTAGCGGAACAGAATGGCATCAGCTATTGGTATATTTTAACGAAACCCATGTACCTAAAAAGTCTTTTATCGACGTTTTTATTATCTTTCGTTGTGACCATCGCCAGTTTAGTTATCGCCACTATGGTGGGTTTATTTTTGACGCGTTATGAGTTTAAAGGCAAATCTTTATTGGTTGCCATGTTGAGTTTCCCTTTGGTGTTTCCGGGCGTAGTGATTGGTTTTTTTGTGATCATGTTGGCGGGGAGACAAGGTTTATTTGCCGAACTGGGGCTCGCTCTTGTTGGCGAACGCTGGACCTTGGCTTATTCCATTTCTGGCCTCTTTATTGGCTATTTATATTTCTCTATTCCTCGTGTGGTGCTGACTGTTATGGGGGCGGCGGAAAAATTAGATTATAACCTGATTGAAGCGGGCCGTTCTTTAGGGGCAAATCGTTGGCAATTGCTGCGAGATGTGACATTGCCGGCGCTGACTCCGGGCTTAATTTCTTCTGGCTCTATTTGTTTTGCCACCTCCATGGGGGCCTTCGGTACGGCTTTTACCTTAGCGACGAATCTTAATGTGTTACCAATGACGATCTATACCGAATTTACGCTCAATGCGAATTTTGCCATGGCGGCTGCATTGAGTTTGATTCTTGGCTTTATCACCTGGCTTTGTTTGACCATCGCTCGTCGCCAAGGTGGTTCGTCGTTGGGAATGGGGGGTTAA
- a CDS encoding ABC transporter substrate-binding protein — translation MSVFKKVTKLAVLSLGLSAGASYAADAICYNCPPEWANWGGQLELIKKDLGISIPMDNKNSGQTLSQLVAEKNSPVADVAYYGVSFGIKAAEIGVVDAYKPKNWDKIPAGLKDPDGKWFAIHSGTIGFFVNKDALDGRPVPQSWDELLKPEYKGMVAYLDPTSAFVGYAGAVAINQSFGGDMNDFTPAINYFKKLAENRPIVPKQTAYARVISGEIPILLDYDFNAYRAKYKDGVNVAFVIPKEGSVVVPYVMSAVKNSPNPKNGHNVLDFVLSDKGQAVWAEAYLRPVISSAMTPEIEAKFLPASDYQRAKTVDFAKMAEAQSGFAQRYLNEVR, via the coding sequence ATGAGTGTCTTTAAAAAGGTAACTAAGCTGGCCGTTCTATCGCTAGGGCTCAGCGCAGGAGCGTCTTACGCAGCGGATGCGATTTGTTATAACTGTCCGCCAGAGTGGGCGAATTGGGGCGGGCAGCTTGAGTTAATTAAAAAAGACTTAGGTATTTCCATTCCGATGGATAATAAAAATTCAGGCCAAACTTTGTCACAGCTGGTGGCTGAAAAAAATAGCCCTGTAGCCGATGTTGCGTATTACGGTGTGTCTTTCGGTATTAAGGCCGCTGAGATAGGTGTGGTAGACGCTTATAAACCGAAAAACTGGGATAAAATTCCAGCAGGTTTGAAAGACCCTGATGGTAAATGGTTTGCGATTCACTCTGGCACCATTGGTTTTTTTGTCAATAAAGATGCGCTTGATGGCCGCCCAGTACCGCAATCATGGGATGAGCTTCTAAAACCGGAATACAAGGGAATGGTAGCCTATCTTGATCCGACTAGCGCATTTGTTGGTTACGCTGGTGCGGTAGCGATTAACCAATCGTTTGGTGGCGATATGAATGATTTCACGCCAGCCATTAATTACTTTAAAAAACTGGCTGAGAATCGCCCAATCGTGCCTAAGCAAACGGCTTACGCTCGTGTGATCTCGGGCGAAATCCCCATTCTTCTCGATTACGATTTCAATGCTTACCGCGCCAAATACAAAGACGGCGTTAACGTTGCTTTTGTGATTCCTAAAGAAGGTTCTGTTGTTGTGCCTTACGTGATGAGCGCGGTGAAGAATTCACCAAACCCTAAAAACGGTCACAATGTATTAGATTTTGTCCTGTCGGATAAAGGTCAAGCCGTATGGGCAGAAGCCTATCTTCGACCTGTCATCTCCTCTGCTATGACGCCTGAAATTGAAGCGAAATTCTTGCCAGCGTCAGATTACCAGCGAGCAAAAACGGTCGACTTTGCCAAGATGGCTGAAGCACAAAGCGGTTTTGCTCAGCGCTATTTGAATGAAGTTCGTTAA
- a CDS encoding VC0807 family protein — translation MNNSSTHKPRPMVDLIVSVVLPSLILMKLSGEDKLGVSGGLIAALAFPLGWGLFELIKYKKFNFIALLGLVSVLLTGSIGLFELDNKWLAIKEASIPAIIGIAVLVSTFTPYPLIRALLFNASIMDVETIKQKLEENHSTAAFEKTLMKATYFIAGSFAFSATMNYILAKWIVTSPAGTEAFNEELGQMTLYSYPMIAIPSMIMMLGVFYYLWRNIHKATGLKLEDLLVKK, via the coding sequence ATGAATAACTCTTCTACACACAAGCCACGTCCGATGGTGGATCTGATCGTCAGTGTCGTTTTACCGTCTTTAATTTTAATGAAGTTAAGTGGTGAAGATAAGTTGGGCGTTAGCGGAGGTTTGATCGCGGCGTTAGCGTTTCCCCTTGGTTGGGGGCTTTTTGAGTTAATAAAATATAAGAAGTTTAACTTCATCGCTTTGTTGGGGTTAGTGAGCGTTTTACTGACGGGCAGCATCGGTTTGTTCGAGTTGGACAATAAATGGTTGGCGATTAAGGAAGCGTCGATTCCTGCGATAATAGGCATTGCAGTGCTAGTGTCTACTTTCACACCGTATCCTTTGATTCGAGCTCTATTGTTTAACGCGTCAATAATGGACGTCGAGACTATTAAGCAAAAGCTAGAAGAGAACCACAGTACTGCCGCGTTTGAAAAAACCTTGATGAAGGCAACGTATTTTATAGCGGGTTCGTTTGCTTTTTCAGCCACGATGAATTACATACTCGCCAAATGGATTGTCACCAGCCCTGCTGGAACCGAAGCGTTTAACGAAGAGCTGGGTCAGATGACGTTATACAGTTATCCAATGATCGCTATTCCATCGATGATCATGATGTTGGGTGTGTTTTATTATCTGTGGCGTAACATTCATAAAGCCACAGGGTTGAAGTTAGAAGACTTATTAGTAAAAAAATAA
- a CDS encoding ABC transporter permease: protein MYFYLQLAFTLLVCAFLIVPVFMSITAGLTSNYFVGIKSGFTFRWIIQVWGLYSDTIWLTMKIALVTTLINLCVGVPCAYYLARTRSKFSAFLDECLTLPIAIPGMAIALGLISVYGGFSDFRMSWLFILVGHVIFTLPFMVKSVLAVLQSINFRLLEEGAASLGASFWQRFFHVIVPNCKTGIVSGILMTLTLSAGEFNLTWMLHTPITKTLPVGLADSYASMRLEVSSAYTLIFLGMILPLLIAAQWLNRKPKRPA, encoded by the coding sequence ATGTATTTTTATCTGCAACTTGCTTTTACTCTACTAGTTTGTGCGTTTTTGATTGTGCCTGTTTTTATGTCTATTACGGCTGGGCTTACCAGCAATTATTTTGTGGGTATTAAGAGCGGTTTTACTTTTCGCTGGATCATTCAGGTTTGGGGACTCTACTCAGATACGATTTGGTTGACCATGAAGATAGCCTTGGTAACTACTTTAATTAATCTCTGTGTGGGCGTGCCTTGTGCTTACTATCTTGCACGAACTCGGAGTAAGTTCTCTGCGTTTTTGGATGAATGTTTGACCTTACCGATTGCCATTCCGGGCATGGCGATTGCGCTTGGTCTAATTTCAGTATACGGCGGTTTTAGTGATTTTCGTATGAGCTGGTTATTTATCTTGGTGGGTCATGTGATTTTTACCTTACCATTTATGGTTAAGTCGGTGCTGGCTGTGTTGCAAAGCATTAACTTTCGGTTGTTGGAAGAAGGTGCTGCCAGTTTAGGGGCAAGTTTTTGGCAACGTTTTTTTCATGTAATTGTACCAAATTGTAAAACGGGCATTGTTAGCGGCATTTTAATGACGCTGACGTTATCTGCGGGAGAATTTAATTTGACGTGGATGCTACATACTCCGATTACTAAAACTTTACCGGTTGGTTTAGCAGACTCTTATGCCTCAATGCGTTTGGAAGTGAGCTCAGCATATACATTGATTTTCCTGGGCATGATTTTGCCTTTACTGATCGCTGCACAATGGCTTAATCGCAAACCTAAGCGTCCGGCTTAG
- the thrS gene encoding threonine--tRNA ligase has translation MKTHRELAEQLDLFHSEQQAPGMLFWHPNGWHLFQKIQEHMRCCYRQYGFKEVRTPQLMKKELWKISGHMDMYAQDMFFGGEQNGDQEYALKPMSCPAHILMYKRGVHSYRDLPLKLFEFGLVHRNESSGSLNGCLRLRQFTQDDAHVFCAWSQVKQEVCLFLKRAKQIYDDYGYQALEVKISTQPEQALGDDASWRRAENILKEACQAESVPFEIQVGEGAFYGPKIELALQDAMGRVWQCGTIQLDFNLPERFDLAFDNEQGEGEQPIILHQAVYGSIERWIGILLEASQGVLPEWIHPQPVILVTVNDSVLDYANLIRADLEKQDINVLCEFSNHSVGRKIKRSFELKIPNIVIIGEQEAQAGKLTIRRGKHIEMIDKEELISFLKAKQNLR, from the coding sequence ATGAAAACTCATCGCGAACTCGCGGAACAGCTCGATTTATTTCATTCAGAACAGCAAGCACCAGGGATGCTATTTTGGCACCCTAATGGCTGGCATTTGTTTCAAAAAATACAAGAACACATGCGCTGCTGTTATCGTCAGTATGGCTTCAAAGAAGTGCGTACTCCTCAGCTAATGAAAAAAGAACTTTGGAAAATATCTGGTCATATGGATATGTATGCTCAAGACATGTTCTTTGGTGGCGAGCAAAATGGCGACCAAGAATACGCTTTAAAACCCATGTCTTGTCCTGCTCATATACTCATGTATAAACGTGGTGTACACAGCTATCGAGACTTACCCTTGAAGCTATTTGAATTTGGTTTGGTGCATCGTAACGAATCGTCAGGCTCACTAAATGGTTGTCTACGATTACGACAGTTTACTCAAGATGATGCGCATGTTTTTTGCGCTTGGTCTCAGGTAAAACAAGAAGTCTGTCTATTTCTTAAACGGGCGAAACAAATTTATGACGACTACGGCTATCAAGCTCTAGAGGTCAAGATCTCTACACAACCAGAGCAAGCATTAGGCGACGATGCATCGTGGCGACGGGCGGAAAACATACTTAAAGAAGCCTGTCAGGCAGAAAGCGTCCCCTTTGAGATCCAAGTAGGTGAAGGTGCTTTTTATGGCCCAAAAATAGAACTAGCGCTACAAGATGCTATGGGACGAGTTTGGCAATGCGGCACAATCCAGCTGGACTTCAATCTGCCAGAGCGTTTTGACTTAGCGTTTGATAATGAACAAGGTGAAGGGGAGCAACCTATTATCCTACACCAAGCCGTTTATGGCTCGATAGAGCGCTGGATTGGCATACTGCTCGAAGCGTCGCAAGGCGTATTACCAGAATGGATACACCCGCAACCCGTGATATTGGTCACAGTCAATGATTCTGTCTTAGACTACGCCAACCTGATACGAGCAGATCTAGAGAAACAAGACATAAATGTCTTGTGTGAGTTTAGCAACCACTCCGTTGGCCGCAAAATAAAACGCAGCTTTGAGCTTAAAATCCCCAACATAGTGATAATAGGAGAGCAAGAAGCCCAAGCGGGAAAACTGACAATCCGCAGAGGGAAACACATTGAAATGATCGACAAGGAAGAACTGATTTCCTTTTTAAAAGCCAAGCAAAATCTAAGATAA
- a CDS encoding M48 family metallopeptidase, whose translation MKLIQFSYKATLAAALIILVGCSASPTGRKQFIALPDSQLDTMGVESFAVMKKEIPASNNAQLRQQVQCVADAIIAILPDKYRDQSWEVVLFDDEQVNAFALPGYKVGVYKGLLSVAKNQSQLAAVVGHELAHVIARHGNERVSTQMATSQALALGYQFSGEESAEKKAIFQALGIGIQVGIILPFSRTHESEADLLGLEYMAKAGFDPRESVQLWRNMSAGDNNNTPELLSTHPSHATRIEDLQANMSPHLAVYDALVTQNKQPQCY comes from the coding sequence ATGAAGTTAATACAATTTTCTTATAAAGCCACACTGGCAGCAGCACTGATTATTCTTGTTGGCTGCAGTGCATCGCCAACAGGACGTAAGCAGTTTATAGCCTTACCTGATAGTCAATTAGATACAATGGGCGTTGAGTCATTCGCGGTGATGAAAAAAGAAATACCCGCTTCGAACAATGCTCAGTTACGTCAACAAGTACAATGTGTCGCTGACGCAATTATTGCTATTTTGCCTGATAAATATCGTGACCAGTCATGGGAAGTTGTTTTATTTGACGATGAACAGGTCAATGCATTCGCCTTGCCGGGTTATAAAGTCGGTGTGTATAAGGGCTTGCTGAGTGTCGCAAAAAATCAATCACAACTCGCCGCCGTCGTGGGCCATGAATTAGCTCATGTAATAGCAAGGCATGGTAACGAACGCGTTTCAACGCAAATGGCAACCAGCCAAGCACTCGCCCTAGGTTATCAATTCAGTGGCGAAGAATCGGCGGAAAAAAAGGCCATTTTCCAAGCGCTAGGAATAGGCATTCAAGTCGGCATTATTTTACCTTTCAGCCGTACTCATGAATCTGAGGCAGATTTACTTGGCTTAGAATACATGGCAAAAGCAGGGTTTGACCCGCGTGAAAGCGTGCAGCTGTGGCGGAATATGAGCGCGGGCGATAATAACAACACGCCTGAACTGCTATCGACACACCCTTCTCACGCCACTCGAATTGAAGACTTACAGGCCAATATGTCGCCTCATCTCGCCGTTTATGATGCTTTAGTTACACAGAACAAACAGCCTCAGTGTTACTGA
- a CDS encoding substrate-binding domain-containing protein: MNIKDVAALAGVSPATVSRCLNNTGPLSSETRTRIEKIIDLTGYDANKASKQVDWNHNPTIGVMIPSLLNPVFSEIVAGIQQRARHFGYSVIVVDTQYELSRERQAIIDLIRQRVVGVILTTASVENNEALSLLREFRFPFCLVHNQSPDEPCVYVDNYQAGWDVADQLLALGHQKTGMVAGRFQSSDRAKQRYLGFTDRLKQETLLPPMQLVEVDQYALTPFDQTQGSFFDSLSAPTAWFCSNDLLALKLVNHLKTQGIAIPEMVSVVGFDGMALGQILYPPLATIQVPHHTMGLYAVDLLFNSKHKTTLPLTKQLDYQPHFVGTMAECQPPTMRRVL, translated from the coding sequence ATGAATATTAAAGATGTAGCGGCGTTAGCAGGCGTTTCTCCTGCGACAGTCTCAAGATGCTTGAATAATACAGGGCCATTGAGTAGCGAAACACGAACTCGTATTGAAAAAATCATTGACTTGACAGGTTACGATGCCAATAAAGCTTCTAAACAAGTGGACTGGAATCATAACCCTACTATTGGCGTGATGATTCCGAGTCTGCTTAACCCCGTTTTTTCAGAAATTGTTGCCGGTATTCAACAGCGAGCTCGTCACTTTGGCTACTCTGTGATTGTGGTAGACACCCAATACGAGCTCAGCCGAGAGAGGCAAGCGATTATTGATCTGATTCGACAACGTGTCGTGGGTGTTATTCTTACCACGGCCTCTGTAGAAAATAACGAGGCCTTATCCTTACTGCGTGAATTCCGTTTTCCTTTTTGTCTTGTTCATAACCAATCCCCAGATGAGCCGTGTGTGTATGTGGACAACTATCAAGCGGGGTGGGATGTCGCTGATCAATTACTGGCTTTAGGCCATCAAAAAACTGGCATGGTTGCAGGACGTTTTCAGTCTTCCGATAGAGCTAAGCAGCGTTACTTAGGTTTTACCGACCGTCTCAAACAAGAAACACTCTTACCTCCTATGCAGTTGGTTGAAGTTGATCAGTATGCGCTCACACCATTTGACCAAACTCAAGGATCTTTCTTTGATTCGCTTTCAGCGCCAACAGCATGGTTTTGCAGTAATGACTTGCTGGCCTTGAAGCTGGTGAATCATCTTAAAACGCAAGGTATCGCTATTCCAGAAATGGTATCAGTCGTCGGCTTTGATGGCATGGCGCTCGGACAAATTCTTTACCCACCTCTTGCTACGATTCAAGTTCCTCATCACACGATGGGGTTGTATGCGGTGGATTTATTGTTCAACAGCAAGCACAAAACAACGCTTCCTTTAACTAAGCAGCTAGATTATCAACCCCACTTTGTGGGAACCATGGCTGAGTGTCAGCCGCCAACAATGCGACGTGTTCTTTAA
- a CDS encoding alpha/beta hydrolase, producing MMKKVFVALSSLLLVACTKAGLEVANWPNAFSDTKTIKDIVYGSEPWQKLDVYVPAHASTEPLPVVVFFYGGSWKDGSKDMYPFVGEIFAKEGYITVIADYSKYPQVKFPTFVEDGAKAVAWTYRHITEYHGNPDKLFVAGHSAGAHIGALVTADKHYLQAEGETPSIIKAFAGLSGPYDFVPYEEDYIDMFGPPENYPNMQVSTFIDGKEPPMLLLWGAEDAIVGKSNMDKLIAKIEAEQGVVESHVYAGVDHVGMLSGFIWFFKSKAPIIDDITDFFQHYK from the coding sequence ATGATGAAAAAAGTGTTTGTTGCATTGAGTTCTTTATTACTTGTCGCCTGTACTAAAGCTGGATTAGAGGTAGCAAATTGGCCCAATGCATTCAGTGATACAAAAACGATCAAAGACATTGTTTATGGTTCTGAGCCTTGGCAAAAATTAGATGTGTATGTGCCTGCACATGCTTCGACTGAACCGCTTCCGGTGGTGGTTTTCTTCTATGGCGGAAGTTGGAAAGATGGCTCAAAAGACATGTATCCATTTGTTGGAGAAATCTTTGCTAAAGAAGGCTACATCACCGTAATTGCTGATTACAGTAAGTACCCACAGGTTAAGTTTCCGACCTTTGTTGAAGATGGAGCCAAGGCGGTTGCTTGGACGTATCGACACATTACCGAATACCACGGCAATCCAGATAAGCTCTTTGTGGCAGGGCATTCTGCTGGTGCTCACATAGGCGCCTTAGTTACCGCTGACAAACATTATTTACAAGCAGAAGGTGAAACCCCTTCTATTATTAAAGCGTTTGCTGGTTTGTCCGGCCCATACGATTTTGTCCCTTATGAGGAAGATTACATAGACATGTTTGGCCCACCTGAAAATTACCCGAACATGCAAGTTTCGACCTTTATTGATGGCAAAGAGCCACCTATGTTGCTGCTTTGGGGGGCGGAAGATGCCATTGTTGGTAAAAGTAACATGGATAAATTGATTGCTAAAATTGAAGCTGAGCAGGGCGTAGTAGAAAGTCACGTCTATGCTGGAGTCGACCATGTCGGCATGTTGTCTGGTTTCATTTGGTTTTTTAAAAGTAAAGCACCGATCATCGACGACATTACTGACTTTTTTCAGCATTATAAGTAA